A region of Lagenorhynchus albirostris chromosome 20, mLagAlb1.1, whole genome shotgun sequence DNA encodes the following proteins:
- the SHMT1 gene encoding serine hydroxymethyltransferase, cytosolic isoform X2, which yields MATPVNGAPVDANLWSSHEKMLAQPLKDSDVEVYNIIKKESNRQRVGLELIASENFASRAVLEALGSCLNNKYSEGYPGQRKRFSILSAGFTYRVISVNSFTLRTTRSRIHFWFSLQSWYYGGTEFIDELEVLCQKRALQVYGLDPQGWGVNVQPYSGSPANFAVYTALVEPHGRIMGLDLPDGGHLTHGFMTNKKKISATSIFFESMPYKVNPDTGYINYDQLEENARLFHPKLIIAGTSCYSRNLDYARLREIADDNGAYLMADMAHISGLVAAGVVPSPFEHCHVVSTTTHKTLRGCRAGMIFYRKGVRSVDPKTGRETRYNLESLINSAVFPGLQGGPHNHAIAGVAVALKQAMTPEFRLYQRQVLANCRALAETLMALGYKVVTGGSDNHLILVDLRSKGTDGGRAEKVLEACSIACNKNTCPEVRRGVDTGRVGLCGRDEGRLCVKAGAGPGARASPSRPRGLRGWRARGQQSSRARPPGAHGQWRLSLVQG from the exons ATGGCGACTCCCGTCAACGGAGCCCCCGTGGATGCCAACTTGTGGTCCTCGCATGAGAAGATGCTGGCGCAGCCCCTGAAAGATAGCGACGTGGAG GTTTACAACATCATTAAGAAGGAGAGTAACCGGCAGAGGGTCGGCCTGGAGCTGATCGCCTCCGAGAACTTTGCCAGCCGGGCTGTTCTGGAGGCCCTGGGTTCTTGCCTAAACAACAAGTACTCCGAGGGGTACCCGGGCCAAAG AAAGCGTTTCAGCATTTTAAGTGCTGGGTTTACCTACCGAGTGATTTCCGTCAACTCCTTCACCCTGAGAACCACAAGAAGTCGTATTCATTTCTGGTTTTCATTACAGTCATG GTACTACGGCGGGACGGAATTCATCGATGAGCTGGAGGTCCTCTGTCAGAAGCGAGCGCTGCAGGTCTATGGCCTGGACCCCCAGGGCTGGGGAGTCAATGTCCAACCCTACTCAG GCTCCCCCGCAAACTTCGCGGTGTACACAGCCCTGGTGGAGCCCCACGGCCGCATCATGGGCCTGGACCTGCCCGACGGGGGCCACCTGACCCATGGGTTCATGACCAACAAGAAGAAGATCTCTGCTACGTCCATCTTTTTCGAATCTATGCCCTACAAG GTGAACCCCGACACCGGCTACATCAACTACGACCAGCTGGAGGAGAATGCCCGCCTCTTCCACCCGAAGCTCATCATCGCAG GGACCAGCTGCTACTCCCGGAACCTGGACTACGCCCGGCTGCGTGAGATCGCTGACGACAACGGGGCGTATCTCATGGCCGACATGGCACACATCAGTGGGCTGGTGGCGGCCGGCGTGGTGCCCTCCCCCTTCGAGCACTGCCACGTGGTGTCCACCACCACCCACAAGACCCTGCGGGGCTGCCGCGCCGGCATGATCTTCTACAGGAAGG GAGTGCGCAGCGTGGACCCGAAGACGGGCAGAGAGACTCGCTACAACCTGGAGTCACTCATCAACTCTGCTGTGTTCCCAGGCCTGCAGGGGGGCCCCCACAACCACGCCATTGCTG GGGTGGCGGTGGCTCTGAAGCAGGCCATGACTCCGGAGTTCAGACTCTACCAGCGCCAGGTGCTGGCCAACTGCAGGGCTCTGGCCGAGACCTTGATGGCGCTGGGCTACAAAGTGGTCACAG GTGGTTCTGACAACCACTTGATCCTCGTGGACCTCCGCTCCAAAGGCACAGACGGCGGCCGGGCTGAGAAGGTGCTGGAAGCCTGTTCCATCGCCTGCAACAAGAACACCTGCCCAG aggtgaggagaggCGTGGACACTGGCCGCGTGGGGCTGTGCGGTCGGGATGAAGGACGGCTCTGCGTCAAGGCTGGAGCAGGGCCGGGAGCCAGAGCATCGCCCAGCAGACCGCGTGGGCTGAGAGGGTGGCGGGCGCGTGGACAGCAGAGCAGTCGGGCCCGGCCGCCGGGGGCACACGGGCAGTGGCGTCTCTCGCTGGTGCAGGGATAG
- the SHMT1 gene encoding serine hydroxymethyltransferase, cytosolic isoform X3, translating into MATPVNGAPVDANLWSSHEKMLAQPLKDSDVEVYNIIKKESNRQRVGLELIASENFASRAVLEALGSCLNNKYSEGYPGQRYYGGTEFIDELEVLCQKRALQVYGLDPQGWGVNVQPYSGSPANFAVYTALVEPHGRIMGLDLPDGGHLTHGFMTNKKKISATSIFFESMPYKVNPDTGYINYDQLEENARLFHPKLIIAGTSCYSRNLDYARLREIADDNGAYLMADMAHISGLVAAGVVPSPFEHCHVVSTTTHKTLRGCRAGMIFYRKGVRSVDPKTGRETRYNLESLINSAVFPGLQGGPHNHAIAGVAVALKQAMTPEFRLYQRQVLANCRALAETLMALGYKVVTGGSDNHLILVDLRSKGTDGGRAEKVLEACSIACNKNTCPGDKSALRPSGLRLGTPALTSRGLLEEDFQKVAHFIHRGIELTLQIQDTVGVKATLKEFTEKLAGAEDHQRAVAALRAEVESFAALFPLPGLPDF; encoded by the exons ATGGCGACTCCCGTCAACGGAGCCCCCGTGGATGCCAACTTGTGGTCCTCGCATGAGAAGATGCTGGCGCAGCCCCTGAAAGATAGCGACGTGGAG GTTTACAACATCATTAAGAAGGAGAGTAACCGGCAGAGGGTCGGCCTGGAGCTGATCGCCTCCGAGAACTTTGCCAGCCGGGCTGTTCTGGAGGCCCTGGGTTCTTGCCTAAACAACAAGTACTCCGAGGGGTACCCGGGCCAAAG GTACTACGGCGGGACGGAATTCATCGATGAGCTGGAGGTCCTCTGTCAGAAGCGAGCGCTGCAGGTCTATGGCCTGGACCCCCAGGGCTGGGGAGTCAATGTCCAACCCTACTCAG GCTCCCCCGCAAACTTCGCGGTGTACACAGCCCTGGTGGAGCCCCACGGCCGCATCATGGGCCTGGACCTGCCCGACGGGGGCCACCTGACCCATGGGTTCATGACCAACAAGAAGAAGATCTCTGCTACGTCCATCTTTTTCGAATCTATGCCCTACAAG GTGAACCCCGACACCGGCTACATCAACTACGACCAGCTGGAGGAGAATGCCCGCCTCTTCCACCCGAAGCTCATCATCGCAG GGACCAGCTGCTACTCCCGGAACCTGGACTACGCCCGGCTGCGTGAGATCGCTGACGACAACGGGGCGTATCTCATGGCCGACATGGCACACATCAGTGGGCTGGTGGCGGCCGGCGTGGTGCCCTCCCCCTTCGAGCACTGCCACGTGGTGTCCACCACCACCCACAAGACCCTGCGGGGCTGCCGCGCCGGCATGATCTTCTACAGGAAGG GAGTGCGCAGCGTGGACCCGAAGACGGGCAGAGAGACTCGCTACAACCTGGAGTCACTCATCAACTCTGCTGTGTTCCCAGGCCTGCAGGGGGGCCCCCACAACCACGCCATTGCTG GGGTGGCGGTGGCTCTGAAGCAGGCCATGACTCCGGAGTTCAGACTCTACCAGCGCCAGGTGCTGGCCAACTGCAGGGCTCTGGCCGAGACCTTGATGGCGCTGGGCTACAAAGTGGTCACAG GTGGTTCTGACAACCACTTGATCCTCGTGGACCTCCGCTCCAAAGGCACAGACGGCGGCCGGGCTGAGAAGGTGCTGGAAGCCTGTTCCATCGCCTGCAACAAGAACACCTGCCCAG GTGACAAAAGCGCCCTGCGGCCCAGCGGACTGCGCCTGGGGACCCCGGCGCTGACATCCCGAGGACTCTTGGAAGAAGATTTCCAAAAAGTTGCCCATTTTAttcacagag GGATAGAGCTGACCCTGCAGATCCAGGACACCGTGGGGGTGAAGGCTACCCTGAAGGAGTTCACGGAGAAGCTGGCAGGGGCCGAGGATCATCAGCGGGCTGTGGCGGCACTCAGGGCAGAGGTGGAGAGCTTCGCcgccctcttccctctgcccggCCTGCCCGACTTCTAG
- the SHMT1 gene encoding serine hydroxymethyltransferase, cytosolic isoform X1 — MATPVNGAPVDANLWSSHEKMLAQPLKDSDVEVYNIIKKESNRQRVGLELIASENFASRAVLEALGSCLNNKYSEGYPGQRKRFSILSAGFTYRVISVNSFTLRTTRSRIHFWFSLQSWYYGGTEFIDELEVLCQKRALQVYGLDPQGWGVNVQPYSGSPANFAVYTALVEPHGRIMGLDLPDGGHLTHGFMTNKKKISATSIFFESMPYKVNPDTGYINYDQLEENARLFHPKLIIAGTSCYSRNLDYARLREIADDNGAYLMADMAHISGLVAAGVVPSPFEHCHVVSTTTHKTLRGCRAGMIFYRKGVRSVDPKTGRETRYNLESLINSAVFPGLQGGPHNHAIAGVAVALKQAMTPEFRLYQRQVLANCRALAETLMALGYKVVTGGSDNHLILVDLRSKGTDGGRAEKVLEACSIACNKNTCPGDKSALRPSGLRLGTPALTSRGLLEEDFQKVAHFIHRGIELTLQIQDTVGVKATLKEFTEKLAGAEDHQRAVAALRAEVESFAALFPLPGLPDF; from the exons ATGGCGACTCCCGTCAACGGAGCCCCCGTGGATGCCAACTTGTGGTCCTCGCATGAGAAGATGCTGGCGCAGCCCCTGAAAGATAGCGACGTGGAG GTTTACAACATCATTAAGAAGGAGAGTAACCGGCAGAGGGTCGGCCTGGAGCTGATCGCCTCCGAGAACTTTGCCAGCCGGGCTGTTCTGGAGGCCCTGGGTTCTTGCCTAAACAACAAGTACTCCGAGGGGTACCCGGGCCAAAG AAAGCGTTTCAGCATTTTAAGTGCTGGGTTTACCTACCGAGTGATTTCCGTCAACTCCTTCACCCTGAGAACCACAAGAAGTCGTATTCATTTCTGGTTTTCATTACAGTCATG GTACTACGGCGGGACGGAATTCATCGATGAGCTGGAGGTCCTCTGTCAGAAGCGAGCGCTGCAGGTCTATGGCCTGGACCCCCAGGGCTGGGGAGTCAATGTCCAACCCTACTCAG GCTCCCCCGCAAACTTCGCGGTGTACACAGCCCTGGTGGAGCCCCACGGCCGCATCATGGGCCTGGACCTGCCCGACGGGGGCCACCTGACCCATGGGTTCATGACCAACAAGAAGAAGATCTCTGCTACGTCCATCTTTTTCGAATCTATGCCCTACAAG GTGAACCCCGACACCGGCTACATCAACTACGACCAGCTGGAGGAGAATGCCCGCCTCTTCCACCCGAAGCTCATCATCGCAG GGACCAGCTGCTACTCCCGGAACCTGGACTACGCCCGGCTGCGTGAGATCGCTGACGACAACGGGGCGTATCTCATGGCCGACATGGCACACATCAGTGGGCTGGTGGCGGCCGGCGTGGTGCCCTCCCCCTTCGAGCACTGCCACGTGGTGTCCACCACCACCCACAAGACCCTGCGGGGCTGCCGCGCCGGCATGATCTTCTACAGGAAGG GAGTGCGCAGCGTGGACCCGAAGACGGGCAGAGAGACTCGCTACAACCTGGAGTCACTCATCAACTCTGCTGTGTTCCCAGGCCTGCAGGGGGGCCCCCACAACCACGCCATTGCTG GGGTGGCGGTGGCTCTGAAGCAGGCCATGACTCCGGAGTTCAGACTCTACCAGCGCCAGGTGCTGGCCAACTGCAGGGCTCTGGCCGAGACCTTGATGGCGCTGGGCTACAAAGTGGTCACAG GTGGTTCTGACAACCACTTGATCCTCGTGGACCTCCGCTCCAAAGGCACAGACGGCGGCCGGGCTGAGAAGGTGCTGGAAGCCTGTTCCATCGCCTGCAACAAGAACACCTGCCCAG GTGACAAAAGCGCCCTGCGGCCCAGCGGACTGCGCCTGGGGACCCCGGCGCTGACATCCCGAGGACTCTTGGAAGAAGATTTCCAAAAAGTTGCCCATTTTAttcacagag GGATAGAGCTGACCCTGCAGATCCAGGACACCGTGGGGGTGAAGGCTACCCTGAAGGAGTTCACGGAGAAGCTGGCAGGGGCCGAGGATCATCAGCGGGCTGTGGCGGCACTCAGGGCAGAGGTGGAGAGCTTCGCcgccctcttccctctgcccggCCTGCCCGACTTCTAG
- the SHMT1 gene encoding serine hydroxymethyltransferase, cytosolic isoform X4 produces MGLDLPDGGHLTHGFMTNKKKISATSIFFESMPYKVNPDTGYINYDQLEENARLFHPKLIIAGTSCYSRNLDYARLREIADDNGAYLMADMAHISGLVAAGVVPSPFEHCHVVSTTTHKTLRGCRAGMIFYRKGVRSVDPKTGRETRYNLESLINSAVFPGLQGGPHNHAIAGVAVALKQAMTPEFRLYQRQVLANCRALAETLMALGYKVVTGGSDNHLILVDLRSKGTDGGRAEKVLEACSIACNKNTCPGDKSALRPSGLRLGTPALTSRGLLEEDFQKVAHFIHRGIELTLQIQDTVGVKATLKEFTEKLAGAEDHQRAVAALRAEVESFAALFPLPGLPDF; encoded by the exons ATGGGCCTGGACCTGCCCGACGGGGGCCACCTGACCCATGGGTTCATGACCAACAAGAAGAAGATCTCTGCTACGTCCATCTTTTTCGAATCTATGCCCTACAAG GTGAACCCCGACACCGGCTACATCAACTACGACCAGCTGGAGGAGAATGCCCGCCTCTTCCACCCGAAGCTCATCATCGCAG GGACCAGCTGCTACTCCCGGAACCTGGACTACGCCCGGCTGCGTGAGATCGCTGACGACAACGGGGCGTATCTCATGGCCGACATGGCACACATCAGTGGGCTGGTGGCGGCCGGCGTGGTGCCCTCCCCCTTCGAGCACTGCCACGTGGTGTCCACCACCACCCACAAGACCCTGCGGGGCTGCCGCGCCGGCATGATCTTCTACAGGAAGG GAGTGCGCAGCGTGGACCCGAAGACGGGCAGAGAGACTCGCTACAACCTGGAGTCACTCATCAACTCTGCTGTGTTCCCAGGCCTGCAGGGGGGCCCCCACAACCACGCCATTGCTG GGGTGGCGGTGGCTCTGAAGCAGGCCATGACTCCGGAGTTCAGACTCTACCAGCGCCAGGTGCTGGCCAACTGCAGGGCTCTGGCCGAGACCTTGATGGCGCTGGGCTACAAAGTGGTCACAG GTGGTTCTGACAACCACTTGATCCTCGTGGACCTCCGCTCCAAAGGCACAGACGGCGGCCGGGCTGAGAAGGTGCTGGAAGCCTGTTCCATCGCCTGCAACAAGAACACCTGCCCAG GTGACAAAAGCGCCCTGCGGCCCAGCGGACTGCGCCTGGGGACCCCGGCGCTGACATCCCGAGGACTCTTGGAAGAAGATTTCCAAAAAGTTGCCCATTTTAttcacagag GGATAGAGCTGACCCTGCAGATCCAGGACACCGTGGGGGTGAAGGCTACCCTGAAGGAGTTCACGGAGAAGCTGGCAGGGGCCGAGGATCATCAGCGGGCTGTGGCGGCACTCAGGGCAGAGGTGGAGAGCTTCGCcgccctcttccctctgcccggCCTGCCCGACTTCTAG